From Gemmatimonas sp., one genomic window encodes:
- a CDS encoding ABC transporter ATP-binding protein, with translation MTSPSAEPTREQALLEVQSLQVAFPGATGAVHAVDGVSFTVAAGETVCLVGESGCGKSLTALSLLRLVPPPGRIEPGTQIRFSGHDLLTLEERALRRVRGQQLAMIFQEPSTALNPVLTVGDQIAEVVQVHTGCRRAEAWSRTVDMLTQVGIADAAVRARQYPHELSGGMRQRVMIAMALVLSPQLVIADEPTTALDVTIQAQILELLRDLRARTGMALLLITHDLGVVAEMASRVIVMYAGRIVEEAPVAALFAAPQMPYTEGLLAAMPRLDAVPGERLATIPGTVPSPDDVPGGCTFRDRCAHAWDRCAREEPVLYQVGPAHRARCHLVQEPDRRRHALPVAEVSRP, from the coding sequence GTGACCTCTCCCTCCGCCGAACCCACGCGCGAACAGGCGCTGCTCGAGGTGCAGTCGCTGCAGGTGGCGTTTCCCGGCGCGACCGGGGCCGTGCATGCGGTGGACGGCGTGTCGTTCACCGTGGCCGCTGGGGAAACGGTGTGCCTTGTCGGTGAGTCGGGGTGTGGCAAGTCGCTCACGGCGCTGTCCCTGTTGCGGCTCGTGCCGCCGCCGGGGCGCATCGAGCCCGGCACGCAGATTCGTTTCAGCGGGCATGACCTGCTGACGCTCGAGGAGCGTGCGTTGCGCCGGGTGCGTGGCCAACAGTTGGCGATGATCTTTCAGGAGCCCTCGACGGCGCTGAACCCTGTGCTGACCGTCGGCGATCAGATTGCCGAAGTGGTGCAGGTGCACACCGGCTGCCGTCGCGCGGAGGCGTGGTCGCGCACGGTCGACATGCTGACCCAGGTGGGAATCGCCGACGCCGCCGTGCGGGCGAGACAGTATCCGCATGAGCTGTCGGGGGGGATGCGGCAGCGTGTCATGATCGCCATGGCGTTGGTGCTCTCGCCGCAACTCGTGATCGCCGACGAGCCCACCACGGCCCTCGACGTCACGATCCAGGCGCAGATTCTGGAGCTGCTGCGCGATCTGCGCGCGCGCACCGGCATGGCGTTGCTGCTCATCACGCATGATCTGGGCGTGGTGGCGGAGATGGCCTCACGGGTGATCGTGATGTACGCGGGGCGTATCGTGGAAGAGGCACCGGTGGCGGCGCTGTTCGCGGCACCGCAGATGCCCTATACCGAAGGCTTGCTCGCGGCGATGCCTCGGCTCGACGCGGTACCGGGCGAGCGGCTCGCGACCATTCCCGGCACGGTCCCGTCGCCGGACGACGTGCCCGGCGGGTGCACCTTCCGCGACCGCTGCGCGCACGCCTGGGACCGTTGCGCGCGGGAGGAGCCAGTGCTGTACCAGGTGGGGCCGGCGCATCGCGCCCGCTGTCACCTGGTGCAGGAGCCCGACCGTCGCCGGCACGCTCTGCCGGTGGCCGAGGTATCGCGCCCGTGA
- a CDS encoding ABC transporter ATP-binding protein: protein MSAERSAAAETPGYTTSGAPLLTVRGLTKHFPIRRGLLQRVVGAVKAVDDVSFAVYRGETLALVGESGCGKTTTGRALLRLVEPTRGEVHFNGTDVLALQGESLRRMRRHMQIVFQDPYSSLNPRLTVGEAIREGLIVHALAEGAEADRRVARLLDEVGLRAEHATRYPHEFSGGQRQRVGIARALAVEPSFIVCDEPVSALDVSVQAQVVNLLRDLQRDRGLSYLFIAHDLAVVSHMADRVAVMYLGRIVELASRAALFAAPRMPYTQALLSAVPIPEPGAVRRRILLPGEPPSPAHPPSGCVFHPRCPHPRKDAACSRIVPPLEEKAPGHFVACIKEPSTSVPTP from the coding sequence GTGAGCGCCGAGCGTTCGGCGGCGGCGGAGACGCCTGGGTACACGACCTCCGGGGCGCCGCTCCTGACGGTGCGTGGGCTCACGAAGCACTTCCCCATCCGACGCGGTCTCCTGCAGCGCGTCGTGGGCGCCGTGAAGGCGGTGGACGATGTGTCGTTCGCGGTCTACCGGGGAGAAACGTTGGCGCTGGTGGGCGAATCGGGGTGCGGCAAGACCACGACCGGGCGCGCGCTGCTGCGCCTCGTGGAGCCGACGCGTGGCGAGGTGCATTTCAACGGCACCGATGTCCTCGCGCTTCAGGGCGAGTCGCTGCGGCGCATGCGGCGCCACATGCAGATCGTCTTTCAGGATCCCTACAGCTCCCTCAATCCGCGTCTGACCGTGGGCGAGGCCATTCGCGAGGGGCTCATTGTGCACGCACTGGCCGAAGGCGCCGAGGCCGATCGCCGCGTGGCGCGCCTGCTCGACGAGGTGGGGCTGCGCGCCGAGCATGCGACCCGCTACCCCCACGAGTTCTCCGGTGGCCAGCGTCAGCGCGTGGGCATCGCGCGCGCCCTGGCGGTGGAACCCTCGTTCATCGTCTGCGACGAGCCGGTATCGGCGCTCGATGTGAGCGTACAGGCGCAGGTGGTGAACCTGCTGCGCGACCTGCAGCGTGATCGCGGGCTGTCGTATCTGTTCATTGCGCACGATCTGGCGGTGGTGTCGCACATGGCCGATCGCGTGGCCGTGATGTACCTCGGCCGCATCGTGGAGCTCGCGTCGCGCGCCGCGCTCTTTGCCGCGCCGCGCATGCCGTATACGCAGGCCTTGCTGTCGGCGGTGCCCATCCCCGAGCCCGGTGCCGTGCGCCGGCGCATACTGCTGCCGGGCGAGCCGCCGTCACCGGCACACCCGCCGTCCGGGTGCGTGTTTCATCCCCGCTGCCCGCATCCGCGCAAGGATGCGGCGTGCAGCCGCATTGTGCCGCCCCTCGAAGAGAAGGCCCCCGGCCACTTCGTGGCGTGCATCAAGGAACCCTCCACTTCAGTCCCCACCCCGTGA
- a CDS encoding ABC transporter permease: protein MMSPSAGSGTSSRPLRTGTWLLASLAGVALVAPWLAPYEPNLPLDLLALKNRPPSLAHPFGTDPYSRDVLSRVLAGTRVSLGFALSAVAIALSVGTAYGAAMAFASTRVSTLLARLLDIAFSVPRLLVLLGVLGAVGPMGLVALVLLTGLTGWYAVARLVHDELRALRAREFTLAAAATGIPTRRLLQRHLLPHLAPMLLTLAALNIAGTIGIEAGLSFLGLGIQPPAASWGNIIRDGVGLMQSQWWLTVFPAVCMLLPVLLCNAMGDALRDRFAPVQFAGSAPGSAVLPGSSRVPSASPP from the coding sequence ATGATGTCGCCCTCGGCCGGTTCCGGCACCTCGTCGCGCCCCCTGCGTACGGGAACGTGGCTGCTGGCATCGCTGGCAGGCGTGGCGCTGGTGGCCCCATGGCTCGCCCCGTACGAGCCCAACCTGCCGCTCGACCTGCTGGCCCTCAAGAATCGTCCGCCGTCGCTGGCGCACCCGTTCGGCACCGATCCCTACTCGCGTGACGTGCTCAGCCGCGTACTTGCCGGTACCCGGGTATCGCTGGGGTTCGCGCTCAGCGCCGTCGCCATCGCGCTCAGCGTAGGCACCGCGTACGGGGCCGCCATGGCGTTCGCGTCGACGCGGGTGAGCACCCTGCTGGCACGCCTGCTCGACATTGCCTTCTCCGTGCCCCGACTGCTGGTGCTGCTTGGTGTGCTCGGCGCGGTCGGGCCGATGGGCCTTGTGGCACTCGTGCTGCTCACGGGGCTGACCGGATGGTATGCGGTGGCGCGTCTGGTGCACGACGAACTGCGCGCACTGCGCGCACGGGAGTTCACGCTCGCCGCTGCAGCCACCGGCATACCGACGCGAAGGCTGTTGCAGCGGCATCTGCTGCCACATCTCGCCCCGATGCTGCTCACCCTGGCCGCGCTCAACATTGCCGGGACGATTGGCATCGAGGCCGGATTGAGCTTTCTGGGGCTCGGCATCCAGCCGCCGGCCGCAAGCTGGGGCAACATCATTCGCGACGGCGTGGGACTCATGCAATCGCAGTGGTGGCTCACCGTTTTCCCGGCTGTGTGCATGCTGCTGCCCGTCCTGCTCTGCAACGCGATGGGTGACGCCTTGCGCGACCGCTTCGCGCCGGTCCAGTTTGCCGGGAGCGCCCCCGGTTCGGCTGTCCTGCCCGGGTCGTCGCGCGTCCCCTCCGCCAGTCCCCCGTGA
- a CDS encoding peptide ABC transporter substrate-binding protein: MPLSLRPTRAQRRRLLLAAAVAALAGPTACNGDRRPDARTTSDVGGTLVVAVPAEPNTLFPPQVTGTQGGAVVSALFDRLAEIGPALETYGDAGFQPRLATSWRWAADSLSIAFALDSTARWHDGAPVRAADVVYTYRAYTSDSIGAELRSVLGNIDSVTARDVRTAVFWFKRRLPQQFYDATYPMYILPSHLLDSIPMAQVGRAPFARRPVGTGRFRFVRWDAGQRIEVVADTTNARGRAKLDRVIWSFTPDIGAATVRLFAGEADFLEMVRGENLAQLAQTPSLRLVVNPAFAYTFLGLNQRDPADTTRPHPVFGDSLVRRALAMGVDRERLVRNVFDSLGVVSLGPAPRVLMPDTAAIRQIPYDPAGARALLDSAGWRDTNGDGVRERNGRSLAFEMLVPNISVTRQRFAVLLQEQFRGIGVKATPLQLEVNTFMERTAALGFDASLSGWATSPGLVGVRQTWMSTGASNEVRYRNRTFDALADSALSSFDPVRSRAYWTRAFQLAVNDVPAIWLYEQRVPVVMHRRLIVPPLRADGWYADLAEWRVDPAQRLDRDRIGLRAPGGSR; encoded by the coding sequence ATGCCCCTCTCGCTCCGTCCCACTCGCGCGCAACGACGGCGACTGCTGCTGGCGGCCGCGGTCGCTGCGCTCGCCGGGCCGACCGCCTGCAACGGAGATCGCCGGCCCGACGCGCGCACCACCAGCGATGTGGGCGGCACCCTCGTCGTGGCGGTCCCGGCCGAGCCAAACACGCTGTTTCCGCCGCAGGTGACTGGCACCCAGGGGGGCGCCGTCGTCAGCGCGCTCTTCGACCGACTGGCGGAGATTGGTCCCGCGCTCGAGACCTACGGCGACGCCGGCTTTCAGCCGCGATTAGCCACCTCGTGGCGCTGGGCGGCCGACTCCCTCTCGATTGCCTTTGCGCTCGACAGCACCGCCCGCTGGCACGACGGCGCTCCCGTACGCGCCGCCGACGTGGTGTACACCTATCGCGCCTACACCAGCGACAGCATTGGCGCCGAACTGCGATCGGTGCTGGGCAACATCGACTCGGTGACCGCGCGCGATGTCCGCACGGCCGTATTCTGGTTCAAGCGTCGCCTGCCCCAGCAGTTCTACGACGCCACGTACCCCATGTACATCCTGCCGTCGCACCTGCTCGATTCCATTCCCATGGCGCAGGTGGGGCGCGCACCGTTCGCGCGACGGCCGGTGGGCACGGGACGATTCCGCTTCGTGCGGTGGGATGCCGGACAGCGCATCGAGGTGGTGGCCGACACGACCAACGCCCGTGGACGGGCCAAGCTCGACCGTGTCATCTGGAGTTTCACCCCCGACATCGGGGCGGCCACGGTGCGCCTGTTCGCCGGCGAGGCGGACTTCCTCGAGATGGTGCGCGGCGAAAACCTCGCGCAGCTGGCACAGACGCCGTCGCTGCGCCTCGTGGTGAATCCCGCCTTCGCGTACACCTTCCTCGGCCTCAACCAGCGCGATCCGGCTGACACCACGCGCCCGCATCCCGTCTTCGGTGACTCGCTCGTGCGCCGCGCCCTCGCCATGGGGGTCGATCGCGAGCGCCTGGTGCGCAACGTCTTCGACTCGCTCGGCGTCGTGTCGCTGGGTCCGGCGCCGCGGGTGCTCATGCCCGATACGGCCGCCATTCGCCAGATCCCGTACGATCCCGCCGGCGCGCGCGCGCTCCTCGACTCGGCGGGGTGGCGTGACACCAATGGCGACGGCGTACGGGAGCGCAACGGCCGGTCGCTCGCCTTCGAGATGCTGGTGCCGAACATCAGTGTCACCCGGCAGCGCTTCGCGGTGCTGCTGCAGGAGCAGTTCCGGGGCATCGGCGTCAAGGCCACACCGCTGCAGCTGGAAGTGAACACGTTCATGGAGCGCACCGCGGCGCTGGGCTTCGACGCCTCACTGAGCGGCTGGGCCACCAGCCCCGGGCTCGTGGGCGTTCGTCAGACCTGGATGTCGACGGGGGCGAGCAACGAGGTGCGCTATCGTAACCGGACCTTCGATGCGCTGGCCGACAGCGCGCTGTCGAGCTTCGATCCGGTACGCAGTCGCGCGTACTGGACCCGGGCGTTTCAACTGGCCGTGAACGACGTGCCGGCGATCTGGCTGTACGAGCAGCGCGTGCCGGTGGTGATGCACCGGCGGCTCATCGTGCCGCCGCTGCGGGCCGACGGGTGGTATGCCGACCTCGCCGAGTGGCGGGTCGATCCGGCACAGCGTCTCGATCGCGACCGCATCGGCCTGCGCGCCCCTGGAGGCTCGCGCTGA
- a CDS encoding ABC transporter permease yields the protein MRLGARMLQGAMATFAAATFAFVCLQLAPGDPLTALGEGVPATVRAQLREIYGYDAPLGVQYLRWLAALVQGDLGWSTLQQRPALDVVLDALPNSLMLVVPGLLLALLAASVVGVWQGIHAQRPLDRVLTIIVFVLYGLPEFTVALFLLLLFSVIWPVLPSGGLVSDLHAYLPAGERLLDRLRHLVLPTFVVALIDAATLTRIQRQSMRDVLHEPFVRTAFAAGLSPGRVYRQAWRASVPPVLTVFGILVPINMLGVVFVEQVFSWPGLGLTMLNAINARDYHVVAGCVLVQGLVIALTTTVIDLLRGVADPRVAADTPRPAAGARPNAATS from the coding sequence ATGCGCCTGGGCGCGCGCATGCTGCAGGGGGCCATGGCAACGTTCGCGGCGGCGACGTTCGCCTTCGTGTGCCTGCAACTCGCGCCGGGCGATCCGCTGACCGCGCTGGGCGAAGGAGTCCCCGCCACCGTGCGCGCCCAGTTGCGCGAGATCTACGGGTACGACGCCCCGCTCGGCGTGCAATATCTGCGGTGGCTGGCGGCTCTCGTCCAGGGCGACCTGGGATGGTCCACGCTCCAGCAGCGCCCCGCGCTCGATGTCGTGCTGGATGCCCTGCCCAACAGCCTCATGCTCGTCGTCCCGGGGCTGCTGCTCGCCCTGCTCGCGGCTTCGGTCGTTGGCGTGTGGCAGGGCATCCATGCGCAGCGACCGCTCGATCGCGTGCTCACGATCATTGTGTTCGTGCTGTACGGTCTGCCCGAATTCACCGTGGCGCTGTTTCTGCTGCTGCTGTTCAGCGTCATCTGGCCGGTGCTGCCGAGTGGCGGTCTCGTGAGTGATCTGCACGCGTACCTGCCGGCCGGCGAACGGCTGCTCGATCGGCTGCGGCATCTTGTTCTGCCGACGTTCGTGGTCGCGCTGATCGACGCGGCCACGCTGACGCGCATTCAGCGCCAGAGCATGCGCGATGTGCTGCACGAACCCTTCGTGCGCACGGCGTTCGCCGCCGGCCTCTCACCGGGGCGCGTGTATCGGCAGGCGTGGCGTGCGTCGGTGCCGCCGGTGCTCACCGTCTTCGGCATCCTCGTGCCCATCAACATGCTGGGCGTGGTGTTCGTGGAGCAGGTGTTCTCGTGGCCCGGCCTGGGTCTCACCATGCTCAACGCCATTAACGCGCGCGACTACCACGTGGTCGCGGGGTGCGTGCTCGTGCAGGGGCTCGTCATTGCGCTGACCACGACCGTCATTGACCTGTTGCGTGGTGTGGCCGACCCGCGCGTGGCGGCCGATACGCCACGCCCCGCGGCCGGCGCGCGCCCCAACGCGGCCACGTCATGA